A window from Streptomyces sp. NBC_00271 encodes these proteins:
- the efeB gene encoding iron uptake transporter deferrochelatase/peroxidase subunit, whose amino-acid sequence MTNDTTQAAGGPSPSRRSLIGWGGAGLALGAAAAGGAVAMTRTGNDVDPAGAETGAAVAFHGAHQAGIATPVQDRLHFASFDVKTDDRAEFVQMLKDWTAAARRMTAGHAVGDGAYGGLAEAPPDDTGEALGLKPSRLTLTIGFGPSLFEKYGEKFGLTGQRPEALVDLPPFPGDNLEKTRSDGDLCVQACADDPQVAVHAIRNLARIGFGKVAVRWSQLGFGKTSSTTPDAQTPRNLMGFKDGTRNIAGTEPDRLKKFVWVGEGEGPAWMTGGSYLVARRIRMNIETWDRTSLQEQEDVFGRDKGEGAPVGKAKERDEPFLKAMKPDAHVRLAHPDSNDGVTLLRRGYSFTDGTDGLGRLEAGLFFLAYQRDVRKGFIPVQRSLARSDALNEYIQHVSSAVFAVPPGVLDKDDWWGRALFSKEA is encoded by the coding sequence ATGACGAACGACACCACGCAAGCAGCGGGCGGACCTTCGCCCTCCCGGCGTTCGCTGATCGGCTGGGGCGGTGCCGGGCTCGCGCTCGGGGCCGCCGCGGCCGGCGGCGCGGTGGCGATGACCCGTACCGGCAACGACGTGGACCCGGCGGGTGCCGAGACCGGCGCCGCGGTCGCCTTCCACGGCGCGCACCAGGCGGGCATCGCGACGCCGGTGCAGGACAGGCTCCACTTCGCCTCGTTCGACGTGAAGACGGACGACCGCGCCGAGTTCGTCCAGATGCTGAAGGACTGGACGGCCGCCGCGCGCCGGATGACCGCGGGACACGCGGTCGGTGACGGCGCGTACGGCGGACTGGCCGAGGCACCGCCGGACGACACCGGCGAGGCCCTGGGCCTCAAGCCGTCCCGGCTGACGCTGACCATCGGTTTCGGGCCCTCGCTGTTCGAGAAGTACGGCGAGAAGTTCGGGCTGACGGGGCAGCGGCCGGAGGCCCTCGTCGACCTGCCGCCGTTCCCCGGTGACAACCTGGAGAAGACGCGCAGCGACGGCGACCTGTGCGTCCAGGCCTGCGCGGACGACCCGCAGGTCGCGGTGCACGCGATCCGAAACCTGGCCCGGATCGGCTTCGGCAAGGTCGCCGTCCGCTGGTCGCAGCTCGGCTTCGGCAAGACCTCCTCGACGACCCCCGACGCCCAGACCCCCCGCAACCTCATGGGGTTCAAGGACGGCACCCGCAACATCGCGGGCACCGAGCCGGACCGGCTGAAGAAGTTCGTATGGGTGGGCGAGGGCGAGGGTCCCGCCTGGATGACCGGCGGCTCGTACCTCGTGGCGCGCCGCATCCGGATGAACATCGAGACCTGGGACCGGACCTCGCTGCAGGAGCAGGAGGACGTCTTCGGCCGGGACAAGGGCGAGGGCGCGCCGGTCGGCAAGGCCAAGGAGCGCGACGAGCCGTTCCTGAAGGCGATGAAGCCCGACGCGCACGTACGGCTCGCGCATCCCGACTCCAACGACGGGGTCACCCTGCTGCGCCGCGGCTACTCCTTCACGGACGGCACGGACGGCCTCGGCAGGCTGGAGGCCGGGCTGTTCTTCCTCGCCTACCAGCGTGACGTGCGCAAGGGGTTCATCCCGGTGCAGCGCAGCCTCGCGCGCTCCGACGCGCTCAACGAGTACATCCAGCACGTGAGTTCGGCGGTCTTCGCCGTCCCGCCCGGCGTCCTCGACAAGGACGACTGGTGGGGGCGCGCGCTGTTCTCCAAGGAGGCGTAG
- the ddaH gene encoding dimethylargininase: MQPPRRATPRRYLMCPPAHFDVTYAINPWMNPAKPVDVPLAVAQWEDLRSRYLALGHTVEELTPRPGLPDMVFAANGATVVDGRVLGARFAHREREPEAAAHLEWFRAHGFPHVHEPVHVNEGEGDFTVTASYVLAGRGFRASPLSHGEAQEFFARPVIGLDLVDPRYYHLDTALAVLDDATDEVMYYPPAFSPGSREVLRRLFPDALIAGAEDAAVFGLNAVSDGLHVLLPQAATGLLGPLRERGFEPVGIDLSELLKGGGSVKCCTQELRC, from the coding sequence TTGCAGCCTCCCCGCCGCGCCACACCCCGGCGCTACCTGATGTGCCCACCCGCACACTTCGACGTCACCTACGCCATCAACCCGTGGATGAACCCCGCCAAGCCGGTCGACGTGCCGCTCGCCGTCGCCCAGTGGGAGGACCTGCGCAGCCGATACCTCGCGCTCGGCCACACGGTCGAGGAACTCACCCCGCGCCCCGGCCTGCCGGACATGGTCTTCGCCGCGAACGGGGCGACGGTCGTCGACGGCCGGGTACTGGGCGCCCGCTTCGCGCACCGCGAGCGCGAACCGGAGGCGGCGGCCCACCTGGAGTGGTTCCGCGCGCACGGCTTCCCGCACGTCCACGAGCCGGTCCACGTCAACGAGGGCGAGGGCGACTTCACGGTCACCGCCTCCTACGTACTCGCCGGCCGCGGCTTTCGCGCGAGCCCCCTCTCGCACGGCGAGGCCCAGGAGTTCTTCGCGCGACCGGTGATCGGGCTCGACCTGGTCGACCCCCGCTACTACCACCTCGACACCGCCCTCGCCGTCCTCGACGACGCGACGGACGAGGTCATGTACTACCCGCCCGCCTTCTCCCCCGGCAGCCGAGAGGTGCTGCGGCGACTGTTCCCCGACGCGCTGATCGCCGGTGCCGAGGATGCCGCCGTGTTCGGCCTCAACGCGGTCTCGGACGGCCTGCACGTGCTGCTGCCGCAGGCCGCGACGGGGCTCCTGGGTCCGCTGCGGGAACGTGGCTTCGAGCCCGTCGGCATCGACCTGAGCGAGCTCCTCAAGGGCGGCGGCAGCGTGAAGTGCTGCACACAGGAGCTGAGGTGTTGA
- a CDS encoding multidrug effflux MFS transporter, whose product MPERGHTRRDPKGTEAPEGHIPNTAVADAPAVADAPAAPEAPDPGALRRTGLLVTLILGGLTATPPLSMDMYLPALPEVTRALHAPAATVQLTLTACLAGMALGQLVVGPMSDKWGRRRPLLVGLIVYVLATALCALAPNVELLVAFRLAQGLAGAAGIVIARAVVRDLYDGMAMARFFSTLMLISGVAPVVAPLIGGQILRATDWRGVFVLLTAVGIALTALVWTKLPETLAPAQRHGGGVGEALRAMRGLLADRVFTGYTLAGGFAFAALFAYISASPFVIQEIYGASPQTFSLLFGINSVGLVIVGQINGKILVGRVSLDKVLAVGLALIALAATALLLLSTGVFGRAGLVPVAAALFVLMSAMGFAMPNTQALALMRVRHAAGSASALLGTSSFLIGAIASPLVGIAGEHTAVPMAVVQLVAVLVAIAFFVGLCRPWQTGHTVDGKAAGS is encoded by the coding sequence ATGCCCGAGCGCGGGCACACCAGGCGGGACCCGAAGGGCACGGAGGCCCCGGAGGGGCACATACCGAACACGGCGGTGGCCGACGCACCGGCGGTGGCCGACGCACCGGCGGCGCCCGAAGCGCCGGACCCCGGTGCCCTCCGCCGCACCGGACTCCTCGTCACCCTGATCCTCGGCGGACTCACCGCCACACCCCCGCTGTCGATGGACATGTACCTCCCGGCCCTGCCGGAGGTCACCCGCGCACTGCACGCCCCCGCCGCCACCGTCCAGCTCACGCTGACCGCCTGCCTCGCCGGGATGGCGCTCGGCCAGCTCGTCGTCGGACCGATGAGCGACAAGTGGGGCCGCAGACGCCCGCTCCTCGTCGGCCTGATCGTCTACGTCCTCGCCACCGCCCTGTGCGCCCTCGCCCCGAACGTCGAACTCCTCGTCGCCTTCCGCCTCGCCCAGGGCCTCGCGGGCGCGGCCGGCATCGTGATCGCGCGAGCCGTCGTACGCGACCTGTACGACGGCATGGCGATGGCCCGCTTCTTCTCCACCCTCATGCTGATCTCCGGCGTCGCCCCCGTCGTCGCGCCCCTCATCGGCGGCCAGATCCTGCGCGCCACCGACTGGCGGGGCGTGTTCGTCCTCCTCACCGCGGTCGGCATCGCACTCACCGCGCTCGTCTGGACGAAGCTCCCCGAGACCCTCGCGCCCGCGCAGCGCCACGGCGGCGGCGTCGGCGAGGCGCTGCGCGCCATGCGCGGACTGCTCGCCGACCGCGTCTTCACCGGCTACACGCTGGCGGGCGGCTTCGCCTTCGCGGCACTGTTCGCCTACATCAGCGCCTCTCCTTTCGTGATCCAGGAGATCTACGGCGCGTCCCCGCAGACCTTCAGCCTGCTCTTCGGGATCAACTCCGTCGGCCTGGTGATCGTCGGCCAGATCAACGGCAAGATCCTCGTCGGCCGGGTCAGCCTCGACAAGGTCCTCGCGGTCGGCCTCGCCCTCATCGCCCTCGCCGCGACGGCGCTGCTCCTGCTGTCCACGGGCGTCTTCGGCAGGGCAGGCCTCGTCCCGGTGGCCGCTGCCCTCTTCGTCCTGATGTCCGCCATGGGCTTCGCCATGCCCAACACCCAGGCGTTGGCCCTGATGCGGGTACGGCACGCGGCCGGTTCCGCGTCCGCGCTGCTCGGCACCTCCTCCTTCCTCATCGGCGCCATCGCCTCCCCGCTCGTCGGCATCGCCGGTGAGCACACCGCGGTCCCGATGGCCGTCGTCCAACTGGTGGCGGTACTGGTGGCCATCGCCTTCTTCGTGGGACTGTGCCGTCCCTGGCAGACGGGACACACCGTGGACGGAAAGGCGGCGGGCAGCTGA
- a CDS encoding serine hydrolase domain-containing protein has protein sequence MDTPERAGLDPTELRHLVRDVRTLTRGPRPWTAGLVLVAGRGPVIAVEEAAGWAVRYSSYDEKTDTGVELPPGDRRPMTVHTPFDLASLTKLFTAVAAVQQLERGTLGIDARVGAYLPEFRAASAHDITVRQLLMHTSGLRPELPLYDCPDDAARLALLRAEAPSSPPGEYVYSDLNLLLLQHVLERVTGRTLDVLVRDGITRPLGMTATSFGPCAGAAATEDQRRPWAKADRGMLRGVVHDENAWALGGVAGHAGLFSTAHDLAIFCRTLLAGGSYGPARILGPDLVELMLTPPGLGFAVDQPWFMGALAGRGAAGHTGFTGTSLVLDPATDTFLVLLANTVHPRRRAPDSAPRAEAATRLARAVRGA, from the coding sequence GTGGACACCCCGGAACGGGCCGGACTCGACCCGACGGAACTGCGCCACCTCGTACGAGACGTCCGCACCCTCACCCGTGGGCCGCGCCCCTGGACGGCGGGCCTCGTGCTGGTCGCAGGGCGCGGCCCGGTCATCGCCGTCGAGGAAGCGGCGGGCTGGGCCGTGCGCTACTCCTCGTACGACGAGAAGACCGACACCGGGGTCGAACTGCCGCCCGGGGACCGGCGGCCGATGACCGTCCACACCCCCTTCGACCTGGCCTCCCTCACCAAGCTGTTCACGGCGGTCGCCGCGGTGCAGCAGCTGGAGCGGGGCACGCTGGGGATCGACGCGCGGGTGGGGGCGTATCTGCCGGAGTTCCGCGCGGCCTCCGCCCACGACATCACCGTACGACAGCTGCTCATGCACACCTCCGGGCTGCGCCCCGAACTCCCGCTGTACGACTGCCCGGACGACGCGGCGCGCCTCGCCCTGCTGCGGGCCGAGGCCCCGTCGTCCCCGCCGGGCGAGTACGTCTACTCCGACCTGAACCTGCTCCTCCTCCAACACGTCCTGGAACGCGTCACCGGCCGCACGCTCGACGTCCTCGTCCGCGACGGGATCACCCGGCCGCTCGGGATGACCGCCACGTCCTTCGGGCCGTGCGCGGGGGCGGCGGCGACCGAGGACCAGCGACGGCCGTGGGCCAAGGCGGACCGGGGGATGCTGCGGGGGGTCGTGCACGACGAGAACGCGTGGGCGCTCGGTGGGGTGGCCGGGCATGCGGGGCTCTTCTCCACGGCTCACGACCTGGCGATCTTCTGCCGGACCCTCCTCGCGGGCGGCTCCTACGGCCCCGCCCGCATCCTCGGCCCCGACCTCGTCGAGCTGATGCTCACCCCGCCGGGCCTCGGCTTCGCCGTCGACCAGCCGTGGTTCATGGGTGCGCTGGCCGGGCGGGGCGCCGCGGGGCACACCGGTTTCACCGGTACGTCCCTTGTACTGGACCCCGCGACGGACACGTTCCTGGTGCTCCTCGCGAACACGGTGCATCCCCGCCGACGCGCGCCGGACAGCGCGCCCCGGGCGGAGGCGGCGACGCGGCTCGCACGGGCGGTACGGGGAGCGTGA
- a CDS encoding Gfo/Idh/MocA family protein translates to MTGVGERVRWGILATGGIAAAFTADLVDMPDAEVVAVASRTDASAKAFAERFGIPRAYGDWASLAADEDVDVVYVATPHSAHRVAAGMCLEAGRHVLCEKAFTLNVREAQELVALAKEHDRFLMEAMWMYCNPLVRRLKDLVDDGVIGEVRTIQADFGINGPFPPSHRLRDPAQGGGALLDLGVYPVSFAQLLLGEPSGITARAVLSDEGVDLQTGALLTWESGALASVHCSVNGGTPVSASVTGSQGRIDIPGGFFFPDRLVLHRDGRDPEEFTADPTHGPRTSLKHEAAEVMRALRAGEKESRLVPLDGSLAVMRTLDTIRAQIGVRYPGETD, encoded by the coding sequence ATGACGGGCGTGGGCGAACGGGTGCGGTGGGGGATTCTGGCGACCGGCGGGATCGCGGCGGCCTTCACGGCGGATCTGGTGGACATGCCGGACGCCGAGGTCGTGGCCGTGGCCTCGCGGACGGACGCCTCGGCGAAGGCGTTCGCCGAGCGGTTCGGGATACCGAGGGCGTACGGGGACTGGGCCTCGCTCGCGGCGGACGAGGACGTCGACGTCGTGTACGTCGCCACTCCGCACTCGGCGCACCGGGTCGCCGCCGGGATGTGTCTGGAGGCGGGGCGCCATGTGCTGTGCGAGAAGGCGTTCACGCTGAACGTGCGCGAGGCGCAGGAACTGGTCGCGCTCGCCAAGGAGCACGACCGCTTCCTGATGGAGGCCATGTGGATGTACTGCAATCCGCTGGTCCGGCGGCTCAAGGACCTCGTCGACGACGGTGTGATCGGTGAAGTCCGCACGATTCAGGCCGACTTCGGGATCAATGGCCCGTTCCCGCCGTCGCACCGGCTGCGGGACCCCGCGCAGGGCGGTGGCGCGCTGCTCGATCTCGGCGTGTATCCGGTGTCGTTCGCGCAGTTGTTGCTGGGGGAGCCCTCGGGCATCACCGCGAGAGCGGTGCTCTCCGACGAGGGCGTCGATCTCCAGACCGGAGCACTGCTCACCTGGGAGAGCGGCGCTCTTGCTTCGGTGCACTGCTCCGTCAACGGCGGCACCCCCGTCTCCGCCTCCGTCACCGGTTCCCAGGGCCGCATCGACATCCCGGGCGGTTTCTTCTTCCCGGACCGGCTCGTGCTGCACCGCGACGGCCGCGACCCCGAGGAGTTCACGGCCGACCCGACGCACGGCCCGCGCACCAGCCTCAAGCACGAGGCCGCCGAGGTGATGCGCGCCCTGCGGGCCGGCGAGAAGGAGTCACGGCTCGTCCCCCTGGACGGCAGCCTCGCCGTGATGCGGACGCTCGACACGATCCGCGCCCAGATCGGCGTCCGCTACCCCGGAGAGACCGACTAG
- a CDS encoding TetR/AcrR family transcriptional regulator has protein sequence MAHTPRPSAEPIPAKPTPDSSRRSEKSRRAIFDAALALVGEVGYPKTTIEGIAARAGVGKQTIYRWWPSKAAVLLEAFMDLGERTAREAGHESYDIPDTGDLAADLKQVLRATVDELLDPRFEIPARALAAEGLVNEPLGAEFVAGLLEPQLQLYVKRLRSAQDKGDLRPDIDPRIALELFVSPLAQRWLQHTGPISYAYTDTLVDYALYGLAPRG, from the coding sequence ATGGCCCACACGCCCCGCCCCTCCGCCGAACCCATCCCCGCCAAACCCACCCCCGACTCCAGTCGCCGCAGCGAGAAGTCCCGTCGTGCGATCTTCGACGCCGCTCTCGCCCTCGTCGGCGAGGTCGGCTACCCCAAGACCACGATCGAGGGCATCGCCGCCCGCGCGGGCGTCGGCAAGCAGACGATCTACCGGTGGTGGCCCTCGAAGGCCGCGGTGCTCCTGGAGGCCTTCATGGACCTCGGCGAGCGGACCGCTCGTGAGGCGGGCCATGAGTCGTATGACATCCCCGACACCGGCGATCTCGCGGCCGACCTCAAGCAGGTCCTGCGCGCCACCGTCGACGAACTGCTGGACCCCAGGTTCGAGATCCCCGCCCGCGCCCTGGCCGCCGAAGGCCTCGTCAACGAACCGCTCGGCGCCGAGTTCGTGGCGGGGCTCCTCGAACCCCAGCTCCAGCTCTACGTGAAGCGGCTGCGGTCCGCCCAGGACAAGGGCGACCTGCGCCCCGACATCGACCCCCGCATCGCCCTGGAACTCTTCGTCTCCCCGCTCGCGCAGCGCTGGCTCCAGCACACCGGCCCCATCTCGTACGCGTATACGGACACCCTCGTCGACTACGCGCTGTACGGCCTCGCTCCACGGGGATGA
- the efeU gene encoding iron uptake transporter permease EfeU: MFGNYLIGLREGLEASLVVCILIAYLVKTDRKDALKPIWMGIGVAIALALGFGCALEFGSQELTFEAQEALGGSLSIVAVGLVTWMVFWMRRTARHLKSELHGRLDAALAMGTGALVATAFLAVGREGLETALFVWASVHAASDGTPRPLIGVALGLATAVLLGWLFYRGALKINLAKFFTWTGGMLVVVAAGVLAYGVHDLQEADWIPGLRNLAFDISGTIPPDSWYGTLLKGVLNFQPDPTVLQVTVWALYLVPTLAIFLAPVGFASGKGKVKVPDEQGSRGSQPTKAS, translated from the coding sequence ATGTTCGGCAACTATCTGATCGGCCTGCGCGAGGGGCTGGAAGCCAGTCTCGTCGTCTGCATCCTCATCGCCTACCTGGTGAAGACCGACCGCAAGGACGCCCTGAAGCCCATCTGGATGGGCATCGGCGTCGCGATCGCCCTCGCGCTCGGCTTCGGCTGCGCGCTCGAGTTCGGCTCCCAGGAGCTGACGTTCGAGGCGCAGGAGGCGCTCGGCGGTTCGCTGTCGATCGTGGCGGTCGGCCTGGTGACATGGATGGTCTTCTGGATGCGGCGCACCGCCCGGCATCTGAAGTCCGAACTGCACGGCAGGCTGGACGCGGCGCTGGCGATGGGCACGGGCGCGCTGGTCGCGACCGCGTTCCTGGCCGTCGGCCGGGAGGGCCTGGAGACGGCGCTGTTCGTGTGGGCGTCGGTGCACGCGGCGAGCGACGGCACCCCGCGCCCGCTGATCGGTGTCGCCCTGGGCCTGGCCACCGCGGTCCTCCTCGGCTGGCTGTTCTACCGGGGCGCCCTGAAGATCAACCTCGCGAAGTTCTTCACCTGGACCGGCGGCATGCTGGTCGTGGTCGCGGCGGGTGTGCTCGCGTACGGCGTCCACGACCTGCAGGAGGCCGACTGGATCCCGGGGCTGCGGAATCTCGCCTTCGACATCAGTGGCACGATCCCGCCGGACAGCTGGTACGGCACGCTCCTCAAGGGCGTGTTGAACTTCCAGCCCGACCCGACGGTCCTTCAGGTCACGGTGTGGGCGCTGTACCTGGTCCCGACACTCGCGATCTTCCTCGCCCCGGTAGGGTTCGCCTCCGGGAAGGGGAAGGTGAAGGTACCTGATGAGCAGGGATCGCGCGGGTCGCAGCCCACGAAGGCTTCGTAG
- a CDS encoding small ribosomal subunit Rsm22 family protein encodes MNVPVHPAETLRTALAGLLDGLPPKAATQAVDRLIANYRGTTPTHTPVLRDRSDVVAYAAYRMPATFEAVRSALEAFADAVPQWTPASHVDVGGGTGAATWAVNATWEGARPVTVLDWAEPALALGREIAAANPELKSAAWHRSRIGSALTIESTDLVTVSYVLGELTDADRASVVTAAATSAQAVVIIEPGTPDGYARVIEARDRLISAGFHVAAPCPHSAACPIVPGEDWCHFSARVARSSLHRQVKGGSLPYEDEKFSYVAATRFPPTPAPSRVVRKPQIRKGQVLLDLCGPDEALHRETVTKRHGPLYRAARDADWGDAWPPPPTED; translated from the coding sequence GTGAACGTCCCCGTACATCCCGCCGAGACCCTGCGTACCGCCCTCGCCGGACTCCTCGACGGCCTCCCGCCGAAGGCGGCCACACAGGCGGTCGACCGGCTGATCGCGAACTACCGGGGAACGACCCCCACCCACACCCCGGTCCTCCGCGACCGCTCGGACGTGGTCGCGTACGCCGCCTACCGCATGCCGGCGACATTCGAGGCGGTGCGATCGGCGCTGGAGGCGTTCGCGGACGCGGTCCCGCAGTGGACGCCGGCGAGCCACGTGGACGTCGGCGGCGGCACGGGCGCCGCGACCTGGGCGGTGAACGCGACCTGGGAGGGCGCCCGCCCCGTGACCGTGCTCGACTGGGCCGAGCCCGCCCTCGCGCTGGGCCGCGAGATCGCCGCGGCGAACCCGGAGCTGAAGTCCGCCGCATGGCACCGCTCTCGTATCGGATCGGCGCTCACCATCGAGAGCACTGATCTCGTCACCGTCTCCTACGTCCTCGGCGAGCTCACCGACGCCGACCGCGCCTCCGTCGTGACCGCCGCCGCGACCTCCGCCCAGGCCGTCGTGATCATCGAGCCCGGTACGCCCGACGGCTACGCGCGTGTCATCGAGGCGCGGGACCGTCTGATCTCCGCCGGGTTCCACGTCGCCGCCCCCTGCCCGCACAGCGCGGCCTGCCCGATCGTCCCCGGCGAGGACTGGTGCCACTTCTCTGCCCGGGTCGCGCGTTCCTCCCTGCACCGTCAGGTCAAGGGCGGCTCCCTGCCCTACGAGGACGAGAAGTTCAGCTACGTCGCCGCCACCCGCTTCCCGCCGACCCCGGCCCCCTCCCGCGTCGTACGCAAGCCGCAGATCCGCAAGGGCCAGGTACTCCTGGACCTGTGCGGCCCCGACGAGGCCCTGCACCGCGAGACGGTGACCAAGCGTCACGGGCCGCTGTACCGGGCGGCCCGGGACGCGGACTGGGGCGACGCCTGGCCACCGCCGCCCACGGAGGACTAG
- a CDS encoding bifunctional DNA primase/polymerase produces the protein MSAEFGRRSGAQGRISQWLRGRRPKGATEIAADGGREALLIAAAAAGLPLAQAAYPSGYRCSCDRVGCPTPARHPVSFAWQTQSTTDRAQIERWVRHQPQANFITATGMVHDVLDVPVDAGREALERLLASGVEVGPVAQSGDGRMFFFTLTRGTPEDEDEWWPCELDSHPETTDEHPGLRWHCRGSYVLVPPAQLPGGLTVDWVRGPEHPLPDPLSLLEALTDACARYVGENESDDQLAAWPHRN, from the coding sequence ATGAGCGCAGAGTTCGGCCGCCGCTCCGGTGCGCAGGGCAGGATCTCCCAGTGGCTGCGTGGTCGCCGTCCGAAGGGTGCGACAGAGATCGCTGCCGACGGCGGGCGCGAGGCCCTGCTGATCGCCGCTGCCGCCGCGGGGCTGCCGCTCGCGCAGGCCGCGTACCCCTCCGGCTACCGCTGTTCCTGTGACCGCGTCGGCTGTCCCACCCCCGCGCGCCACCCCGTCTCCTTCGCCTGGCAGACCCAGTCCACGACCGACCGCGCCCAGATCGAGCGGTGGGTCCGGCATCAGCCGCAGGCCAACTTCATCACCGCGACCGGCATGGTGCACGACGTCCTCGACGTGCCCGTGGACGCGGGCCGCGAGGCGCTGGAGCGGCTGCTCGCCTCCGGTGTGGAGGTGGGGCCCGTCGCGCAGAGCGGCGACGGCCGCATGTTCTTCTTCACACTCACCCGCGGTACGCCCGAGGACGAGGACGAGTGGTGGCCGTGCGAGCTGGACTCGCACCCCGAGACGACGGACGAGCACCCCGGTCTGCGCTGGCACTGCCGAGGCTCGTACGTCCTCGTGCCGCCGGCCCAGCTCCCCGGCGGCCTGACGGTCGACTGGGTACGGGGCCCGGAACACCCCCTCCCCGACCCCCTGAGCCTGCTCGAGGCCCTGACGGACGCCTGCGCCCGTTACGTGGGCGAGAACGAGTCGGACGACCAGCTGGCAGCCTGGCCCCACCGCAACTAG
- the efeO gene encoding iron uptake system protein EfeO produces MRAVRLSVVTAAATAAALAAVTGCTEKSDAGSGDAIRVTAADSKCETSTKSVPAGQVTLNIENKGSKATEVEILFPDDRIVSEKENIGPGTKYTLTAEVKAGSYEIACRPGMKGLGVRQKLAVTGGTVAKRDPRLDKAVAAYREYAQEQADATIPKVETFANAIKAGDIEAAKKAYASSRFGWESTEPIAESFGDIDPKTDTRVNDLEKGQKWTGWHALEKALWADKKVGAEQKTLADELVTDLKDWQKRVGKAEITPTSMANGAKELLDEVATGKVTGEEDRYSHTDLSDFKGNVEGAQKSYELLKPVAQQNDKALTTELDKQFSALNALLEKYRTDKTSDGFVSYDKVTKDQRKELSDAVNALAEPLSKLAAAVVK; encoded by the coding sequence ATGCGAGCCGTCCGACTCTCAGTTGTCACCGCCGCCGCGACCGCGGCCGCTCTGGCCGCCGTCACGGGCTGCACCGAGAAGAGCGACGCTGGGTCCGGTGACGCGATCCGGGTGACCGCCGCCGACTCCAAGTGCGAGACCTCCACGAAGTCCGTCCCGGCCGGCCAGGTCACCCTGAACATCGAGAACAAGGGCTCGAAGGCCACCGAGGTCGAGATCCTCTTCCCGGACGACCGGATCGTCTCCGAGAAGGAGAACATCGGCCCGGGCACCAAGTACACGCTGACCGCCGAGGTCAAGGCCGGTTCGTACGAGATAGCCTGCCGCCCCGGCATGAAGGGCCTCGGCGTCCGGCAGAAGCTCGCCGTGACCGGTGGCACGGTCGCCAAGCGCGACCCGCGCCTCGACAAGGCCGTGGCCGCCTACCGCGAGTACGCGCAGGAGCAGGCCGACGCGACGATCCCGAAGGTGGAGACGTTCGCCAACGCCATCAAGGCGGGCGACATCGAGGCCGCCAAGAAGGCCTATGCCTCCTCCCGCTTCGGCTGGGAGAGCACCGAGCCGATCGCCGAGTCCTTCGGGGACATCGACCCCAAGACCGACACCCGCGTCAACGACCTGGAGAAGGGCCAGAAGTGGACCGGTTGGCACGCGCTGGAGAAGGCCCTCTGGGCGGACAAGAAGGTCGGCGCCGAGCAGAAGACCCTCGCCGATGAGCTGGTCACCGACCTGAAGGACTGGCAGAAGCGGGTCGGCAAGGCTGAGATCACCCCGACCTCCATGGCCAACGGCGCCAAGGAACTGCTCGACGAGGTCGCCACCGGCAAGGTCACCGGCGAGGAGGACCGCTACTCGCACACCGACCTCAGCGACTTCAAGGGCAACGTCGAGGGCGCGCAGAAGTCGTACGAGCTGCTCAAGCCGGTCGCACAGCAGAACGACAAGGCGCTGACCACCGAACTCGACAAGCAGTTCTCGGCGCTGAACGCGCTGCTCGAGAAGTACCGCACGGACAAGACCTCTGACGGCTTCGTGTCGTACGACAAGGTCACGAAGGACCAGCGCAAGGAGCTCTCGGACGCGGTCAACGCGCTCGCCGAGCCGCTGTCCAAGCTCGCCGCGGCTGTTGTGAAGTAG